One window of the Chryseobacterium camelliae genome contains the following:
- a CDS encoding helix-turn-helix transcriptional regulator, with translation MSSNKNALIRYKTLDRCLKNRYRKYTLEDLIDACSEALFEFEGKESYVSRRTVQLDLQNMRSEKFGYEAPIEVYDRKYYRYSDPDYSIHNISVNESDLKAMNNAVQILKQFKDFSMFKEMNGVIQKLEDSIHATHQKSIIHLDKNEQLRGLEHIDILYESIAGKKVLRILYKSFTAREANSFTVHPQLLKEYNNRWFLICLYKGKIYNLALDRMEDIQTDEQAAYIDHHLDGDDYFKDVIGVTVSETLKPKNVVFFVDASNAPYVKTKPLHSSQEIISETEEGTLFKICVQVNYELERLLLGFGDCLVVHQPRKLRLRLQEKFRAGSRNYEKLEIENEQ, from the coding sequence ATGTCATCCAATAAAAATGCCCTGATCCGCTACAAAACCCTGGACCGCTGCCTGAAGAACAGGTACAGGAAATATACTCTTGAAGATCTGATCGATGCCTGTTCGGAAGCCTTATTTGAATTTGAAGGCAAAGAATCTTACGTTAGCAGGCGAACGGTACAGCTGGACCTTCAGAATATGCGGAGCGAAAAGTTCGGGTATGAAGCACCGATTGAAGTCTACGACAGGAAATACTACCGCTACAGCGATCCCGATTACAGCATCCATAATATTTCCGTGAATGAAAGCGATCTGAAAGCCATGAACAATGCAGTACAGATCCTGAAGCAGTTCAAGGATTTCTCCATGTTCAAGGAGATGAACGGAGTCATCCAGAAACTGGAAGATTCCATCCATGCCACCCATCAGAAATCTATTATCCACCTCGATAAGAATGAACAGCTCCGGGGACTTGAACATATTGATATCCTCTATGAAAGCATTGCAGGCAAAAAAGTGCTGCGCATCCTCTACAAAAGTTTTACGGCAAGGGAGGCCAACAGCTTTACGGTCCATCCGCAGCTTTTAAAAGAATACAATAACCGATGGTTCCTCATCTGCCTGTACAAAGGTAAAATTTACAATCTGGCCCTGGACAGGATGGAAGATATACAGACGGATGAACAAGCTGCCTACATTGACCATCACCTGGATGGCGACGATTATTTCAAAGATGTGATAGGCGTTACGGTATCCGAAACCCTGAAGCCCAAGAATGTGGTTTTCTTCGTGGATGCTTCCAATGCGCCGTATGTGAAAACAAAACCGTTGCACAGCAGCCAGGAAATCATCAGCGAAACAGAGGAAGGAACATTGTTTAAAATCTGTGTACAGGTCAATTATGAACTGGAACGCCTGCTGCTGGGCTTCGGAGACTGCCTGGTCGTTCATCAGCCGAGAAAGCTGAGGTTGAGGCTGCAGGAAAAATTCAGAGCAGGAAGCCGGAATTATGAAAAGCTGGAAATAGAGAATGAGCAATAA